ATTTCATGCCCTCATTTGGCATTTGATTAGCCTAGTCGGCAGCTATTCTTTTCCATCAACCAAGGAGCTTTTTTCAAGATGACCTCGTCCATTCGGTTATTCATTATCGTTATCGTCGTGCTTTCGTTTGCGCTCGGTTCGTTCACGGCTCGCGCTCAACGTTCCGGTCCGGAGGTCGAATACGCTGCCGTCCAGGGGGGGCTACCGTTCTCACCTTACGTCAGGGTAGATAACATGCTTTACCTCTCAGGCCAGCTCGGTACCATGCCAGGCGGTGGCCTTGCAGAAGGAGGAGTTCAAGCAGAAACACAGCAGACACTCGAAAACATCCGTAACGTCCTCGAGAGGGCCGGCTCGTCTATGAACAATGTGGTCAAGTGCAGCGTCTTCATGGAAGACATGAACCAATGGCCAACAATGAATGAGGTCTACGTCACCTTCTTTCCTGAGCATCTCCCGGCGCGTAGTGCCTTCGGCTCCACTGGACTCGCACTCGGAGCAGCGCTTGAAATCGAGTGTTTGGCAACCGTGGGTAATTAGGCACCAACCACGGGCACAGCTGAGGGCGCTGACCTCTCGTCCCCGGGATGGAGGCGGTAACTTACACGTCTATGCACAAAACCGTCGGATGATTTCCTCGTAGATTTCGGCGCACGTACCAAGGGAGGTGACATCAATCGACTCGACTTCGGCGTGTAGTCCTTCTCCGCTTGGCCCGCAGATAACGGTGGGAATGCCGACGTCACCCAAAAGTGCAGAGTCGAGCCAGCCTGTTTGCGTCATCGTTGTGGACGGCACACCCGTGACCGCTTCGATGGCGGCAGCCGTCGTCTTTACGATTTGGGATCGCGGGTCGGCTTGCCATGGATTGCGCACGAACATAACCCTAGAACTGGCGTGGAAGGCTGGGTCTTCGGTAGAGAGACGAGAAATAATCTTTTCAAGCTCCTCGGCAACACTGTCGGCTGTTTCCGGTGGGACGGTACGGCGCTCAAGCTTCAACGTGCAGCGGCCGGGATAGGACGACATCTCACGACCACCATTGATGAGTGAAGCGTGCACTGAACCAGCACCGAGTAACGGATGTCGGGCACCGGCCGCCAATTGTCCCTGTAGTCGGTCAACCTCCACAAGCAGCTTTCCCATTTGCGCGATTGCGTCGACACCAAGATCTGGCCTAGAGCCGTGCGCAGCCTTACCTTCCGTTACAACCTCAAGCCATGTAAACCCTTTGTGACCGACACCGACCCGTAATCCAGTCGCCTCAGTGTTCACTGCCCCATCTGGACGTCGTAACCGGCCCTGACGGATATCATCAGCTATCGCGCTTGTGCCGATGCTCGCATATTCCTCATCGGCCACGTATGTAAAGATGACGCTCCCGCGCAGTGTCATCCCGCTATCGATGAGACCTTTGGTAGCCGCCATCGTCGCAGCGAGCGACCCCTTCATATCAATGGCACCGCGACCGTAAAGCCTCCCATCGCGCACCTCACCGGAATACGGTTCCGCCATCCCCTCTACACCGACGGTATCCATGTGACCGTTGAAAAGAAGCGTCTGGCCACCACCGGCACCTTTCAGCGTCGCGATGACGTTAGGCCTTCCCTCAGCAATCTCTCGCACCTGGACCTCCAGTCCCCATCCGTCCAGTGTGTCGGCGATGTAGTTAGCGATCTTGGCTTCACCGTCAGCGCCAGTCACAAGATCGGGATTGACAGAAGGAATCCGAACAAGATCCTGGAGTACAGTCGTAGCAAGCTGGTAGTCAACAGTCGGCATCGTTTACTTTCAACCCGTTTCGTCGTGGATAGCTACCGCCACCTGCCCAGTTATTGAAGCTGTAGCCCCGCCGTAACTTCTTACCTTCTAATCGTTAGTGAACGGAACAAGCGATAGCTAATCGTCCGGCCACTCGTGTTTCCCGCGGTTGGGCCGCGCTATGCCACGTTCTGACTTACGGACGAACACCGCCAACTCAGCACCACGTGAATTTCCTTCACTACTGAGCGTGTCAAGTGTGGCCAGCGCGTCCTGCAATTTCACCCCAGACGCGAAAAGCACGCGATAGGCCTCTTTGATTTGACCTATTTCCTCGACACCAAGGCCTGCTCGGCGGAGACCGGTAACGTTCACTCCGAAGAGACGCGCCGGATGCCCATCAGCAACGCAATACGGCGGTAGGTCCTTAATTACTTTCGATCCACCGCCGATCATCACGAGTGTGCCGACCCGGATGAACTGATGTACTTGTGCATGTCCTGACACGAAAACGGCGTCACCGATTGTCACGTGACCGGCCAAGTTGACTCCGTTGGCGAGAACCACCCTATCTCCGAGTGTGCAATCGTGAGCCACGTGACTTGTCGCCATCAACATGCACTCGGCACCTACGCGGGTCATCGCGCCAGGCGTCGAGCAGCGATGGACCGTGACATATTCGCGGATTGCTGTCCGCGGACCGATCTCCACGCCACTAGCACCACCCTTGAACTTTAGGTCCTGCGGTATCCCCCCGATCACAGCTCCCACCGCAACGTAGACCTCCGCACTTAACGTTGTGCCACGATGTATCACGGCATGCGGGCCGATTTGGCAACCTCGCCCAATCCTTACTCCCTCCTCAATGACGGCCCCTGGACCAACAATGACGTCGTCGGCTAATTCGGCCTCTGAATCGACATGTGCGGCGGGGTGAATCCTCGGCATCTGTAATCCTGCACCACTTGCTTTAGACGAACCGTTTGTGACCAAACATCACTCTATTCACAAGCCCCGCAACTTTCCGGCTTTCCGTAATCAATATCACGCTATAGAAGAAATAGCTCAAAACGCTATCTCATACGTCACACAGCGCTACGGCCTCACGCAGCGAAGTCAAAGGGTCGCGTGTCGGTTTAAACTCATGTGCAACATACCCGTCGAAGCCTGTCTCAACGATCGCACGACAAATCGCTGGCCACTGTAACTCCTGGTTCTCATCCAACTCGTTTCGCCCCGGCACACCGCCTGTGTGGTAATGCGCAATACTCTCAGCGTTATCTCGAATTGTCCGGATGACATCACCTTCCATGATCTGCATGTGGTAAATGTCGTTCAGTAACTTGACACGCGGTGAACCCACCCGACGAATGATCTCGGCACCGAACGGCGTCCGGTCACCCTGGTAGTCTGGGTGATCAACCTTACTATTGAGCAACTCAACGCATATCGTAATACCGTGCTCCTCTGCCGAAGGTGCCAGCCGACGCAAACCGTCTACACAGTTACGAATAGCCTCGGGATCACTCATGCCGCGCCTGTTGCCGAAGAATGTAATAAGGTTCGGCACTTTTCGTTCAACCGCGCGGGGCATCGCCTGTTGAAGGTTGGTGACGATTTCGTTGTGGTTTGCTCGCACGTTTAGGCCATCTTCGATTGTGCCGCCGCCGCCATACCCCATCGAGCAAATCAGACCGTACTCGGCGGCAATATCCCATTCGTTTTCCTCCAATAGATCGATCGCCGGTAGTCCCATCTCGGCCACGGCTTCGCAGAACGTGGGAAATGGAATGTCGATGTAAGGCCAACGGGAGACCGATTGCTTCAACCGACCATTTCGTACGACGCGACCCTGAGCCGAGACGATCGCCGGAGCGATCGCCGAAGCTCCTAACGCCGCACTAACTTCGCCGATCGCGGTACGCCTAGAGATTTTCCTCATTCTTTGCTGCCCCATGCTCGTACACCCCACAGCCTTGTGGATTTGAATCCTAGATTAAACACCACCACAACGTCATGCGGCCCGATAAGTGTCTACGACGAATTTACGTTCGGCCGAAGCCAAAATATACGGAAACGCTGGGATTATATCGTGGCAGAAGATCAAGTATTCTGGAATGTAAGATGGTCAGGATCTGCTTTGTCTGCCTAGGGAACATCTGCCGCTCGCCGACCGCGGAGTCCATCATGAAATCGCTGATTCACGGCGCTCACTTGGACGACCAAATTGAAGTCGATAGTGCTGGCACAGGCGCTTATCACGTGAGTTCCCCTCCAGACTTGCGGGCCAAGAAAACTTCCGAAGCTCGAGGAATCCAACTCAATAGCCTCGCACGCCAATTCACCGCTGAAGATTTTTCAACATTCGACTATGTGATCGCAATGGATTCCAATAATCGTCAGGACTTACTTTGCCTTGCGCCCAATAGTGCAACAGAAGCCACTGTCCATCTCTTGCGCGAGTTCGATCCCACCGCTCCGGCCAACGCAGAGGTGCCTGACCCTTATTACGGTGGACCCAGAGGGTTTGATGACGTGTTCGACATGTGTGAGAGGGCCTGCAAGGGTTTACTCACAACAATCCGTGCACGGTATCAGCTCGTCTGATTACCATGCAGGTCGATACTCAAAGAGCAGTGGCGCAGGCACTCGGGTCCAGCATAGCCTCAACACATCAACTAACCGGTGGCAGCATTAATAATGCCTTCGCTGTAAGACTCGACGATCAACGTGAAGTCTTTGTTAAGACAAATCCTGGATCCGACCCGCGGATGTTTCCGAC
The nucleotide sequence above comes from Vicinamibacterales bacterium. Encoded proteins:
- a CDS encoding RidA family protein; translated protein: MTSSIRLFIIVIVVLSFALGSFTARAQRSGPEVEYAAVQGGLPFSPYVRVDNMLYLSGQLGTMPGGGLAEGGVQAETQQTLENIRNVLERAGSSMNNVVKCSVFMEDMNQWPTMNEVYVTFFPEHLPARSAFGSTGLALGAALEIECLATVGN
- a CDS encoding ArgE/DapE family deacylase, coding for MPTVDYQLATTVLQDLVRIPSVNPDLVTGADGEAKIANYIADTLDGWGLEVQVREIAEGRPNVIATLKGAGGGQTLLFNGHMDTVGVEGMAEPYSGEVRDGRLYGRGAIDMKGSLAATMAATKGLIDSGMTLRGSVIFTYVADEEYASIGTSAIADDIRQGRLRRPDGAVNTEATGLRVGVGHKGFTWLEVVTEGKAAHGSRPDLGVDAIAQMGKLLVEVDRLQGQLAAGARHPLLGAGSVHASLINGGREMSSYPGRCTLKLERRTVPPETADSVAEELEKIISRLSTEDPAFHASSRVMFVRNPWQADPRSQIVKTTAAAIEAVTGVPSTTMTQTGWLDSALLGDVGIPTVICGPSGEGLHAEVESIDVTSLGTCAEIYEEIIRRFCA
- the lpxA gene encoding acyl-ACP--UDP-N-acetylglucosamine O-acyltransferase gives rise to the protein MPRIHPAAHVDSEAELADDVIVGPGAVIEEGVRIGRGCQIGPHAVIHRGTTLSAEVYVAVGAVIGGIPQDLKFKGGASGVEIGPRTAIREYVTVHRCSTPGAMTRVGAECMLMATSHVAHDCTLGDRVVLANGVNLAGHVTIGDAVFVSGHAQVHQFIRVGTLVMIGGGSKVIKDLPPYCVADGHPARLFGVNVTGLRRAGLGVEEIGQIKEAYRVLFASGVKLQDALATLDTLSSEGNSRGAELAVFVRKSERGIARPNRGKHEWPDD
- a CDS encoding TIM barrel protein, with product MGQQRMRKISRRTAIGEVSAALGASAIAPAIVSAQGRVVRNGRLKQSVSRWPYIDIPFPTFCEAVAEMGLPAIDLLEENEWDIAAEYGLICSMGYGGGGTIEDGLNVRANHNEIVTNLQQAMPRAVERKVPNLITFFGNRRGMSDPEAIRNCVDGLRRLAPSAEEHGITICVELLNSKVDHPDYQGDRTPFGAEIIRRVGSPRVKLLNDIYHMQIMEGDVIRTIRDNAESIAHYHTGGVPGRNELDENQELQWPAICRAIVETGFDGYVAHEFKPTRDPLTSLREAVALCDV
- a CDS encoding low molecular weight protein-tyrosine-phosphatase; the protein is MVRICFVCLGNICRSPTAESIMKSLIHGAHLDDQIEVDSAGTGAYHVSSPPDLRAKKTSEARGIQLNSLARQFTAEDFSTFDYVIAMDSNNRQDLLCLAPNSATEATVHLLREFDPTAPANAEVPDPYYGGPRGFDDVFDMCERACKGLLTTIRARYQLV